One part of the Bdellovibrio bacteriovorus genome encodes these proteins:
- a CDS encoding uracil phosphoribosyltransferase produces MAFQQELRHHYGPQVHIIDSPFLNGLLAKLCHPDTYQPEINRIVEVLYTHMISITINNEFAMERFEQETRMTAMHPDKKLSGSRINPEQKAVSVNLARAGTYPSHICYNFLHFSLPGKNVRQDHIFAARVTNSKDAVTGAEFGGMKIGGDVKDAHVIFPDPMGATGNTMVTAIDHYKTHIEGPARKFIALNLIVTPEYLKNVLAAHPEVVIYALRLDRGLSPQAVLDATPGQFWDQERGLNEKQYIVPGGGGFGEIMNNSFV; encoded by the coding sequence ATGGCATTTCAACAGGAACTGAGACACCACTATGGGCCTCAGGTACACATCATTGACAGCCCTTTCCTTAACGGTCTTTTAGCCAAACTCTGCCACCCCGACACTTATCAACCTGAAATCAACCGCATTGTGGAAGTGCTTTACACCCACATGATTTCCATCACGATCAACAATGAGTTTGCGATGGAGAGGTTCGAGCAGGAAACCCGCATGACCGCGATGCACCCGGATAAAAAACTGTCTGGCTCACGCATCAACCCGGAGCAAAAAGCCGTCAGTGTGAACCTGGCCCGCGCCGGAACTTATCCCAGCCATATCTGTTACAACTTCCTGCACTTTTCCCTGCCAGGGAAAAACGTGCGTCAGGACCATATCTTTGCCGCCCGGGTGACAAACAGCAAAGACGCTGTGACCGGGGCCGAGTTCGGTGGCATGAAGATCGGGGGCGACGTCAAAGACGCCCATGTGATCTTCCCCGACCCTATGGGAGCCACCGGCAACACCATGGTCACCGCCATTGACCACTATAAGACCCATATTGAGGGTCCAGCCCGCAAGTTTATCGCCCTGAACCTGATTGTGACGCCCGAGTATTTGAAGAATGTACTGGCTGCACACCCAGAGGTCGTAATCTATGCCTTAAGACTTGACCGGGGACTGTCCCCTCAGGCAGTTTTAGATGCAACTCCCGGACAATTTTGGGATCAAGAACGCGGCCTGAACGAAAAGCAATACATCGTTCCCGGCGGCGGCGGCTTCGGCGAAATCATGAACAACTCCTTCGTGTAG